DNA from Kluyveromyces marxianus DMKU3-1042 DNA, complete genome, chromosome 8:
GGGCCGGGAGGGGAGGAAGAGTGGAAGCTGGGGGGAAAGGGAGCGAGGCAATTTTGGAGGAGGAGGCGGTGGCGGCCGGAGGCTGCCGGAGGCTGCCGGAAATGTCGGCGCAGATAGTGCCGAGGTCTCTGCTCTGCTTCTCCTTCCCAGTGCCGAGGTCTCTGCTCTGCTTCCCTCCCAATGCCGCGGGTAACCGAATATATTCCGGGTAATGGGCATGCCCCCGGGTAACCTATGATCCTGGGAATCTGGgcagtcagtcagtcagtcatGTGACATGTATTGTGCGTCAGACACGCCTTGTGTCAGATATGTATTGTTTTTCAGATACGCCTTGTTTCTCAGATATACATCTACTTACTTACCCACGGTACGCGCCCACACGGAGGATCTGGTCCACCTCGTCAGCTATAGCCTTCTCGATAGGCGTGAACTCCCAGCCGAGGTTCCGCGTCGTGCGGGCGTGGTCGAACTTGGCCAGCTTCGCAGGGTCCAGCCTGTCGCTGCCAGGCTCGCCCCGCGCGATCTTGATCCCCGGGAAGCGCTCGTTCACAATATCGTAGATCTGCTGGCTCGACAAAAAGGGCCCCACCACCAACAGTCTTTGGAATGCCAGCTTCTCGTTCTTCAACGCATCGACATGCGCTCTCGCAGTGTCCCTGACATCGACGTATGGCGCAATTCTCGTTGGAGGAAGCGGATCGCCCACTTTGCTTTTCACAACGTGGTTGATCAACTCCGCCGTGAAGTTCATAATCTCGGTAACGTCCGCCTCGTACGCCTGGGGCCCAATGTTAAAGCATGGATTGACCGTAGTGAGCTTTATTTCGTGCTCAGTCCCCTTGTATTCCTCAACAAAATCCCACATCGTCTTCTCGGCGATTTTCTTCGAGTACGAGTAAGCGGTGAAAAACTccttctttgcttctttcaaaccttGTGGGTTCCAACTATCCTCGCTGACAACGAGCGTTGGATCGGTAAACTCAGATTCCAGCGAGCTGGCAGCAATCGATGACGTATACACAATGTGCTCGACCGATGTCAATGAGTACTTCCTGATAGCTTCCACCATTGACTTCGCACCGGTAATCGCGGGCTCGATCAAACTTTTCTCATAGTCCTTTGACGTCTCGAGAACCGGGGACGCAGTGTGGAACACATACTTGATTTGGGTGTTGtacttcttgaacaactcGTCAAATGCGTTTTCCACTAACATGTCGGGAACCAACTCCACTATCAAATTCTCATCATTGACAGTCCTTTTCAATTCCTCGGCCTTTTTGCTGTTTCTCACGGTCCCAATTACGCGATGGCCATCTTCTAATAACGATTTAAGAATGTGCTTGGCAATGTAGCCATTTGCGCCTGTCACCACTGTGTATGCCATTTTTCCTGGTTATTTATCTTCAAATTGACTAATTTTACATTTTACTATGTAGTATGGCATCAATGCCTCATTATATATCTCTGCTTTACTGTATCTCTGCTTTACCGTATCTCTGCTCTGCTGTCGCTGCTCTACTGTCATGGTGGAAAAATTAAGGGCTATACGTATTACTAATGCACTATTGTCCGCACAAAACACCCCGAAATATGACACTATGACACCACTTTAACCTGCCACTTAAAATCAACACCAGTCATCCCCATATACCGCCCACCTCCTTCACTGGGGTTGCCCAGAGTCACCTGGCGtcacttctttttttccagatCGTTCATTCGTTCAGCTATACACTATTGTCTGTAAAATAGTAATAGCATTACTCTAATTAACATCACCCCCTTCCCATCAGGCATAGTATTTGCTGTCTCAGTGACGACGATTTTCCCccattcaattcaattccGAGACTACTCGACACTACTCATAGAGAGGGAAGAAATAGggaagaaatatatatatatatatcaccgggtaacaaatatatacacaGATCAATAGACATGGGCATACGCATGGGCATACGCACACGCACTACTGAATCTGGGGctgtctctttcttctttctataaTACAAGTATTGAtgatatacatacacaagtataataataatataatatacagaAAGATATATGTCTCTCTCCAGAAACAATAGCTAAGTGGCCGGGTAACACAGTCACTGTTGAATCTGGGTCCATCTTTTTAGGAGATTACCCTGGTTTCTTGTGTATTCCTCTACATACTCTTCTCTATATCTCCTCTAATCTATCTCTAATATATCCAGATGTAGTCGGTAGAAGTTGTCCTTCTACTAGTCGTTAACCTTCCCTATATACGAACATGACAGTTAGAGGTCTGGAATATTCGGGTAACCCGATTATCCTCCACACAATCACCCCACGTGACCATGACTCTGGAATTTTCTTGGATTCTGTgttgtcacgtgatattgCTCCACACACTATGGCTTAAGTCCTGCCAAAAAAGATCGCGATGAGGCAGGCCCGCATATGGGCATGTCCGTGACTAATGCAATGGGCCAATGCAATGGCCCATGGGCGTTGCCCATGGCCATTGCCATACCATGGCTCaggtatgtatatatatacacaccTTCAAGCCTCGGGCCAACATGCTTTCCCTTTTGACACTATGATACTTCCTCCCTCTTGACTACGCATTGGCTTCGCCAACGCTTCGTCAACCATACGTTAATCATGCCCGCTCCACACGGTGGTACACTACAAGACCTGGTCGCCAGAGACGCACCTAAAAAGAATGAATTGCTCCAGGAAGCTACAGACGGAAGCCTCGTCTCCTGGGCCCTCACTGAAAGACAGCTTTGCGATCTAGAATTGATCTTGAACGGTGGGTTCTCGCCCTTGGATGGGTTCTTGACCGAACGCGACTACAATTCCGTCGTGGAAAAATCCCGTCTAGCTGACTCGGGACTCGTATGGACCATGCCCATCACCCTTGACGTCTCCAGCGAATTCGCTAGCCAATTGACCGAAGGTCAACGCATTGTTCTTGTCCAAGACAACGAATTCCCACTAGCGATTCTAACTGTCGCAGACGTTTACCAGCCAAACAAGCAGGTAGAAGCCAAGAAAGTGTTCCGTGGTGACCCAGAACACCCAGCTGTCAAGTATTTATTCGAGCAAGCAGGCGATTTCTACGTCGGTGGCTCGCTAGAAGCTATCCAATTACCAGTCCATTACGATTATCCAGGCTGGAGAAAAACTCCGGCACAGCTCAGATCAGAGTTCGAGTCCAAGCAATGGGACCGTGTCGTCGCCTTCCAAACCAGAAACCCAATGCACAGGGCCCACAGAGAATTGACTGTGCGTGCTGCTCGTTCCAACAATTGTAAAGTGCTCATCCACCCGGTTGTCGGGCTCACAAAACCGGGCGACATTGACCACCATACAAGAGTTAGAGTGTACCAGGAGATCATCAAACGGTATCCCAATGGTATGGCCCAGCTCTCGTTGCTGCCGCTCGCTATGAGAATGGGTGGTGACAGAGAAGCCGTCTGGCACGCAATCATCAGAAAGAATTACGGTGCCTCGCACTTCATCGTCGGCAGAGACCATGCGGGTCCTGGTAAAAACTCAAAGGGCGTTGACTTCTACGGACCTTACGATGCTCAAGAACTCGTCGAAAACTACAAGAACGAGCTTGAAATCGAAGTGGTCCCATTCAGAATGGTTACTTACCTACCTGACGAAGACCGTTATGCCCCAATCGATGAAATTGACACCGACAAGACAAGAACTTTGAATATCAGTGGTACAGAGTTGCGTAAACGGTTGAGAGACGGTGGTGAAATCCCAGCATGGTTCTCGTACCCTGAAGTGGTTCGTATTCTAAGAGAATCTAACCCTCCAAGACCAAGCCAAGGTTTCgctcttgttctttctcCAGCCCTACCATCCCAATTGAAAACGGCTCTCTTGTCCACTTTCTTGCAATACGGCGGTGGAAGACATTACAAGGTCTTGGAACGTTCTGACGTGCCAGAAGTGCTAGATCTCGTTCCAGATTTCATCAGAAGTGGTACCGGTCTCATCTTGCAAGGTGACCTAGCTCCTGCTACTAACGTGTTCAAGGTGGGTAGCGAACAAGATTCTGATATCGAGTTGGAGAGTGACGAACAAAACGTCTTGCACATCGTACAAAAAGTCGTTCTATTCCTCGAAGACCAAggcttcttccaattctaAGTAAAAGGccaatatatatctattcATCTATCCtataaataaaaatatattgatgatgacgatgacgatgcGTTTAAGTTTTAAGTGTAAGTTTTACGTTTAAGTTTATTTAATGTTACATGGCACACTTACTAGCTACTAAAAAGACAGgacaaaacaaaagtttTATTGTATCTTGTTTGTATCAACaatgaaagtgaaaaagagacgggaaagaaaaaaaattgtaaGGAATTTACCTTCtctattctttcttgtcTATGGGCAGCAGCGATGCCTTATTCCATATGGTGTTCAAATGTCTTATGTGTTCGATCTCTTTTTGATCAAAGTGGATAAGTTCGCCCTTGACGATCTTTTTACTATAGGTGTATGGCTTAATCTTTTCGAAATATTCACCACACCACACGTAACCACTGCATCTCCGGTCTTTGTGAGCCCATCTGCCAACATTTATATCGGGAATTATAGCTGCTTCTATAGGCATGACATCTTTGTAAGCCTGTCTGGCTTTGTCCTTGTTGTCATGGAACTCTTTCCGGATGTTTTCGAACTGTTCCCAATCGCTGTCGAACGTGCCCTCGAATTTACACAGCTGTGAGCCACCGTTTAGCCATAGCAGATGCTTGTCATAGGAGGTATGGCCGACCTGTGTCGAGCATATCTCTTGTGCTTCTTTCAGTTCGTCgcctctttctctttccttCATGCTAGGAATGCCCACTGCACTTGCTGCAACGTCGTATATTGAGTACCGATGACCTGACACTAGCAACCCGAGCCAGAAGAATTCTTTGTCGCCCCAGGCGCACCCTCCAATCTTTGGACTAATGTTCAGCACAGTGGAAATAATCATGCTCATGATGTGTTGTCTTTTGTTAATGGCCAAGAGTCCACTTTCCAGGTGGTGTTGTTGGCCGAGTTCGAAGAACCGCTTGTATACCCTCTCTTCCGGAGTGAGTTCCTTCATACATGCTTGCTCGACGAATTCTGCATTTATTTGTGGTACAGTGTCGAAGTAGTACCGCTCCAGTATCTTCGGTTGAAGCGTCTCGAACAACACGGGACATTTTTGCTCAGCTCCGAATTTTAAGCTTCTGTCTTTGAACATGAGCGTTCCCGTGGCACTGTACTCGTCGAACTTGAAGTACTCTTCGAGTCCAATGTACGAGATAGCGTCGGAATCGATGAATATAAATTCTTCGAACGTATTGAATATCACCGAGAGccatttgttcttgtacCTGTCGAACCGGCCCTTTTCCGACTCCGAAAGTGTGGGCTTCACGTTCAGGAACCAAACAGACTGTTTGGGTCCGTTGGAGAAATCTGTTGATTGCGCTGCTTCGGACAAAAGCGCGACCGAATTATCGCTGAGTTGATCGTTGTGGATAATTTGGATAGGCATCCGGTTGTGTTGTTCCCGCAATACGGCAA
Protein-coding regions in this window:
- the MET3 gene encoding sulfate adenylyltransferase; amino-acid sequence: MPAPHGGTLQDLVARDAPKKNELLQEATDGSLVSWALTERQLCDLELILNGGFSPLDGFLTERDYNSVVEKSRLADSGLVWTMPITLDVSSEFASQLTEGQRIVLVQDNEFPLAILTVADVYQPNKQVEAKKVFRGDPEHPAVKYLFEQAGDFYVGGSLEAIQLPVHYDYPGWRKTPAQLRSEFESKQWDRVVAFQTRNPMHRAHRELTVRAARSNNCKVLIHPVVGLTKPGDIDHHTRVRVYQEIIKRYPNGMAQLSLLPLAMRMGGDREAVWHAIIRKNYGASHFIVGRDHAGPGKNSKGVDFYGPYDAQELVENYKNELEIEVVPFRMVTYLPDEDRYAPIDEIDTDKTRTLNISGTELRKRLRDGGEIPAWFSYPEVVRILRESNPPRPSQGFALVLSPALPSQLKTALLSTFLQYGGGRHYKVLERSDVPEVLDLVPDFIRSGTGLILQGDLAPATNVFKVGSEQDSDIELESDEQNVLHIVQKVVLFLEDQGFFQF
- the MNN1 gene encoding alpha-mannosyltransferase — translated: MTIRRLISSGSRTRTRTRTRTHLGWVRYRYVMYGFVITCIGTLVYLLVDRTGMDVEKWHRAARMADKMLESYSWDLISDAKIKAIEEIPVSPLELIPDIELNTKKRYDASWDLLFRGRKYKSFSEYDLSTKCEFYFQNLYNLDEEWTNEIGMFTFDIKDIKSDSRMSELKDDDGVKLIDEKALRYYKRKHNIALGMERFRIYDRCFVGNNNNKHDSLKMNELFEQGGSEGSTSTASKLDKTVIGNKDSLRPTRKASFLSELDSGKFSKFNQWDFEHRMFPFIPYFEQHNFTQVMPIFTGPGSHQPLPQGKFPVFNRDTGELSTVESFNYDETKSLWDNWNDLSARCSHKGIVMSAGNGQVDQTMRLIAVLREQHNRMPIQIIHNDQLSDNSVALLSEAAQSTDFSNGPKQSVWFLNVKPTLSESEKGRFDRYKNKWLSVIFNTFEEFIFIDSDAISYIGLEEYFKFDEYSATGTLMFKDRSLKFGAEQKCPVLFETLQPKILERYYFDTVPQINAEFVEQACMKELTPEERVYKRFFELGQQHHLESGLLAINKRQHIMSMIISTVLNISPKIGGCAWGDKEFFWLGLLVSGHRYSIYDVAASAVGIPSMKERERGDELKEAQEICSTQVGHTSYDKHLLWLNGGSQLCKFEGTFDSDWEQFENIRKEFHDNKDKARQAYKDVMPIEAAIIPDINVGRWAHKDRRCSGYVWCGEYFEKIKPYTYSKKIVKGELIHFDQKEIEHIRHLNTIWNKASLLPIDKKE